The Actinobacillus equuli genome includes a window with the following:
- a CDS encoding ABC transporter substrate-binding protein has product MRFSKIFLALPLISFSSLLTAAPANTLVNCVATAPQKLSPAITNDANDFNASSQQIYDRLLAFKAGKIEVEPSLAEKWEVSEDGLTYTFHLRKDIQFHSNKLFTPSRNLNADDVVFSFQRQADKSHPYYNVSGGTYFYYQWMNLPKILKSVEKVDEHTVKMTLNQPNSPFLTTVAMDFLSIYSKEYADKLLAEGKSELLDQQPIGTGPFEFQVYQTDQAVRYKANPNYWQGKAKFERLIFAITPDAGTRYAKLKAGECDVIDFPNIADIAQMKQDPKVTLFEREGLNLAYIGLNTKKVALDNVKVRQALQHATDKKAIVDAVFQGGGTVAINPFPSSVLGYNKNLVQYEFDLVKAKKLLAEAGYPNGFETEIWVQPVVRPSNPNPRRTAEIIQADWAKIGVKAKLVSYEWADFNKRTREGEFSAGTYGWTSRNGDPDNFLFPLLSKENIPGTNYSRWTDNEFEGLLQKAVQTQNTSERQQLYQQAVEIFQKNTPIIPIAHAINYVPVSKRVQGFVQSPFGYTSFYSVTLAE; this is encoded by the coding sequence ATGCGTTTTTCTAAGATTTTTTTAGCCCTACCTTTGATTAGCTTTTCATCGTTGCTTACAGCCGCGCCGGCAAATACGTTAGTGAATTGTGTTGCAACCGCACCCCAAAAATTAAGCCCTGCAATTACTAATGATGCCAATGACTTTAATGCCAGTTCTCAGCAAATTTATGACCGTTTATTAGCATTTAAAGCCGGTAAAATTGAGGTTGAGCCGAGTTTGGCGGAAAAATGGGAAGTAAGTGAAGACGGCTTAACCTATACTTTCCATCTACGTAAAGACATACAGTTTCACAGTAACAAGTTATTTACCCCAAGTCGCAATTTAAATGCTGATGACGTGGTATTTTCGTTTCAGCGTCAGGCGGATAAAAGTCACCCCTACTACAATGTTTCCGGCGGTACTTATTTCTATTATCAATGGATGAATTTGCCGAAAATTTTAAAGTCGGTTGAGAAAGTGGATGAACATACGGTGAAAATGACGCTAAATCAGCCGAATAGTCCGTTTCTTACCACAGTTGCAATGGATTTCTTATCGATTTATTCAAAAGAATATGCGGATAAATTATTAGCGGAAGGTAAGTCGGAATTATTGGACCAACAGCCGATTGGTACGGGGCCGTTTGAGTTTCAGGTTTATCAAACTGACCAGGCGGTACGTTATAAAGCTAATCCGAATTATTGGCAGGGTAAAGCAAAGTTTGAGCGACTAATTTTTGCGATTACACCCGATGCCGGTACACGCTATGCTAAATTGAAAGCCGGTGAATGTGATGTAATTGATTTCCCGAATATCGCCGATATTGCACAAATGAAACAAGATCCGAAAGTGACGTTATTTGAGCGTGAAGGTTTAAATCTGGCATATATCGGACTCAATACCAAAAAAGTGGCATTAGATAATGTGAAGGTGCGCCAAGCACTACAACACGCTACCGATAAAAAAGCGATTGTTGATGCGGTGTTCCAAGGTGGCGGTACGGTAGCGATTAATCCGTTCCCAAGTTCGGTGCTTGGTTATAATAAAAATTTGGTTCAGTATGAATTTGATTTGGTAAAAGCCAAAAAATTATTAGCTGAGGCAGGATATCCAAACGGTTTTGAAACCGAAATTTGGGTACAGCCGGTGGTGCGTCCGTCAAATCCGAATCCAAGACGCACTGCAGAAATTATTCAAGCGGATTGGGCGAAAATCGGGGTAAAAGCGAAATTAGTGAGCTACGAATGGGCGGATTTTAATAAGCGAACTCGTGAAGGCGAATTTTCAGCCGGCACTTACGGCTGGACAAGTCGTAACGGCGATCCGGACAATTTCCTGTTTCCACTATTAAGCAAAGAAAATATTCCGGGTACCAATTATTCACGTTGGACGGATAACGAATTTGAAGGCTTATTACAAAAAGCGGTACAAACACAAAATACCTCTGAACGTCAGCAGTTATATCAACAAGCGGTCGAAATTTTCCAAAAAAATACACCGATAATTCCGATTGCGCATGCGATTAACTATGTGCCGGTCAGTAAGCGTGTGCAAGGTTTTGTGCAAAGCCCGTTTGGTTACACTTCGTTTTATTCCGTCACATTAGCGGAATAA